A window of Solanum stenotomum isolate F172 chromosome 9, ASM1918654v1, whole genome shotgun sequence genomic DNA:
aattgtgatataagtcaataaaaaatGCACTAAATGGGTAATCCAATCTCGAGGCATGATATGGCTATATATTAATGGCATAATTTGGAGATATTATAACAAACACCTCAGAATCAAAGAATGGAGTCTAAGTCTCTCACAAAGATTAAAATCCTTTCCAAAAATCTCATAAAATCCTTCCCCACTTCAAATCATGTTAATGATGTTGATCACCCCAAAATTTACAAATTATCTTTCTTTGATCAAATTGCTCTCCAAATGCACGTCCCTTGTGTTCTTTTCTATCCAATCAAATATTCCACCTTTCCTAAAATTTCCATTATACATGAACAACTTGAACAATCATTGTCCAAGTTTTTAACTCATGTTTATCCAGCATCAGGTAGATTTGCATCTGATGGTCAATCTATCAATTGCCATGATGAAGGTGTTTTGTATATAAAGGCAAACGTTGATTCTCAATTTTGTGATTTCCTCAAGGATGCAAAGAAAGATATCGACCTAGCATTGGATTTTTGCCCGAAAATCGATCGTAGTGTTTCTAATTTGTCTATCACTCCTGTAGTTGCAGTGCAAGTGACGGAGTTTGCGTGTGGTACGGGGCTAGCTTTATCTATGAGCACTGAACACGCGGTTATTGATGGATTCACAGCATTGAAATTTGTTTACGAGTGGTCTAAAGTAAGTAAAATGGAAATAAATATTCATTCCGATAAGATCAATTGCTTCACCTTTGACGATTTTGGTACCATTTTTCCACCAACAAGTGATAATCATTTGTTAAAAAGAGTCAAGTCTCCTAGAGATGATCATTATCATGATTTAGCTGAAATGGTTGCGAGGAGGTTTGTCATAAATCAATCAGTGATATCAAAACTTAGGGAAAACGTTGGAGTGGTTTATTTCAGACCATCACGAGTTGAATTGGTGATTGCTTTTCTATGGAGGACTCTAATCAATGTTTATCGACGTAAAAATAATGGACGTTTGAGACCTTGTTTATTGAGCATCCCTGTAAATTTACGTGGTAAGATTGACTCTCCAAGATACGAAAACTCTTTCGGGAATTTCGCTCTTGAAGTCCCGGTCAAATTCATACCGGGAGAAACAGGAATGGAGTTGCAAGAAATTTTACTATTGATCAAGGCCGTAATACAAAAAACCAATGAATCATTTGTAAAATCAAGTGATGACATATATTCCCTAGCATCCAAGTTTCATGAAGAAATACAAGAATGGGAAGAAAATGAACAAGTGGATGTGTGCATGGCATCAAGTTTATGTAGGTTCCCTATTAATGAAGCTGATTTTGGTTGGGGAAAACCTTGCTTGCTAAGTTTTGGATTGAGACGTAGTGATATGTTTTGGTTGTATGATACACCATGTGGCACTGAGATTATTGTTCAAGCAGATTTGAAGAAAGACTACATGGACATGTTTGAATGTAACAAAGATGTATTGTCTTTCACTTGTGATGAGTAGACATTTTCATGTGTTTGTTGTACTTGAATAAAGCTTTATTGCTATTATTTGGACATCATAGTATTGATGTTCAATAATGTTCTAcctttatttttattgcttGGTGTGTTCGTTTAAACGCTTATTTTAGTGtaataaaaatcattaaatcaattatttgtGACCTACTT
This region includes:
- the LOC125877597 gene encoding BAHD acyltransferase BIA1-like; translated protein: MGDESKLDLFLISNARRDILESQSRFASDGQSINCHDEGVLYIKANVDSQFCDFLKDAKKDIDLALDFCPKIDRSVSNLSITPVVAVQVTEFACGTGLALSMSTEHAVIDGFTALKFVYEWSKVSKMEINIHSDKINCFTFDDFGTIFPPTSDNHLLKRVKSPRDDHYHDLAEMVARRLTLQDTKTLSGISLLKSRSNSYREKQEWSCKKFYY